In Streptomyces sp. 840.1, one DNA window encodes the following:
- a CDS encoding TetR-like C-terminal domain-containing protein, giving the protein MSATASSVPQTASRPGGRSARVRAAVHRAVRELVADKAGEPLTIPVVAGHAGVHATTVYRRWGTIGELLADVATSRFSGGIVVPDTGSLREDLERYAADLARDLCDPDTLALVRATIGTGGEQGAAACRGERRQQLEAVLDRERARGGQPPSLERTTDAVLAPLYYRAVFTDEPLTPEWARTLVSHLLPD; this is encoded by the coding sequence GTGTCCGCTACCGCTTCTTCCGTCCCGCAGACCGCGAGCCGGCCAGGGGGCCGCTCCGCCCGAGTGCGCGCGGCCGTTCACCGGGCCGTCAGGGAACTGGTCGCCGACAAGGCCGGCGAACCGCTGACGATTCCGGTCGTGGCCGGCCACGCCGGCGTGCACGCCACCACGGTCTACCGCCGCTGGGGCACTATCGGTGAGCTGCTCGCCGACGTCGCGACCAGCCGTTTCTCCGGCGGCATCGTGGTACCGGACACCGGAAGCCTGCGCGAGGACCTGGAACGCTACGCGGCCGACCTCGCCAGGGACCTCTGCGACCCGGACACCCTCGCCCTGGTGCGTGCCACCATCGGCACCGGTGGAGAGCAGGGCGCCGCCGCGTGCCGCGGAGAACGCCGGCAACAACTTGAGGCCGTGCTCGACCGGGAGCGGGCTCGGGGCGGACAGCCGCCGAGCCTGGAACGCACCACGGACGCCGTGCTCGCGCCCCTCTACTACAGGGCCGTCTTCACCGACGAGCCCCTCACTCCTGAATGGGCACGCACCCTGGTGTCACACCTGCTGCCGGACTGA
- a CDS encoding MFS transporter yields MSICSAVSVVPSGAGTRRVLRGAAFPGAAAVFVAFLAASSVPSPLYPIYQQQWHFSAWVLTVVFALYVVGLLASLLVVGGLSDHLGRRPVLAAAIALETVALVLFLTAGNVAVLAVARVVQGIATGAATTTLSAALVDLEPPHARGRAGVLTSVAPLTGLALGALGSGVLVEFGPAPTRLVYVLLLGAMALAAVVTALLPETSLRRPGAVASLRPRAALPAHLRADIVPVVPAMIAAWALAGLFLSLGPSVAAQLLGLHSRLVGGVVVTLLAGTGALTVAALRSRSASSLLAPSSALLGLGVLTALAGIVAGLVWLAALGTVVAGTGLGASVLATFGTFARIARPHERSEVFASANIINYLGNSVPAVLGGIAVTTLGLRTATEIYALAIVAIVFAAFLLRLNQSRTRRRAVAAPGE; encoded by the coding sequence ATGTCTATTTGCTCTGCCGTATCCGTCGTACCGTCCGGCGCGGGCACCCGCCGTGTGCTGCGCGGAGCCGCCTTCCCAGGCGCGGCCGCCGTCTTCGTCGCCTTTCTGGCCGCCTCCAGCGTGCCGTCCCCGCTCTACCCGATCTACCAGCAGCAATGGCACTTCTCCGCGTGGGTGCTGACCGTCGTCTTCGCCCTGTACGTGGTCGGCCTGCTGGCCTCGTTGCTCGTCGTCGGGGGGCTGTCGGACCACCTCGGCCGCCGGCCGGTGCTCGCCGCGGCGATCGCGCTGGAGACGGTCGCGCTCGTCTTGTTCCTCACCGCCGGGAACGTGGCCGTCCTGGCTGTCGCCCGGGTGGTGCAGGGCATCGCCACCGGGGCGGCGACTACCACCCTGAGCGCCGCCCTCGTCGACCTCGAACCGCCGCACGCCCGTGGCCGCGCGGGCGTCCTCACCTCGGTGGCCCCCCTGACCGGACTCGCCCTCGGCGCTCTGGGCTCCGGTGTACTGGTGGAGTTCGGCCCCGCCCCGACGCGGCTGGTCTACGTCCTGCTGCTCGGCGCCATGGCGCTGGCGGCGGTCGTCACCGCTCTCCTGCCGGAGACCTCCCTGCGCCGGCCGGGAGCCGTCGCCTCCCTGCGCCCGCGGGCCGCGCTGCCCGCGCACCTGCGAGCGGACATCGTCCCTGTGGTGCCGGCGATGATCGCCGCCTGGGCACTGGCCGGGCTGTTCCTCTCCCTCGGCCCGTCCGTCGCGGCCCAGTTGCTGGGGCTGCACAGCCGCCTGGTCGGCGGCGTCGTCGTGACCCTGCTGGCGGGCACCGGAGCGCTCACGGTCGCCGCGCTCCGCTCCCGTTCCGCGTCCTCGCTGCTGGCCCCCTCCTCCGCGCTGCTCGGACTCGGCGTCCTTACCGCGCTCGCCGGCATCGTGGCCGGCCTCGTCTGGCTCGCCGCCCTCGGCACCGTCGTCGCGGGCACCGGCCTCGGCGCCTCGGTGCTGGCGACGTTCGGCACCTTCGCCCGGATCGCCAGGCCCCATGAGCGCAGCGAGGTCTTCGCCTCGGCGAACATCATCAACTATCTCGGCAACAGCGTGCCCGCCGTGCTCGGCGGCATCGCCGTCACCACCCTGGGCCTGCGGACCGCCACCGAGATCTACGCACTGGCGATCGTGGCGATCGTCTTCGCCGCCTTCCTCCTGCGCCTGAACCAGTCACGGACGCGGCGCCGCGCCGTTGCGGCACCGGGCGAGTGA
- a CDS encoding alpha/beta fold hydrolase: MTNANSRISENLAVRRSDHTTVRYTASGPADGPAMMLIHGWGCDRGDFDVVTGHLPEHYRILAVDLAEHGESRSTRQVWTMEEFARDAAAVLEAESVTTAVVVGHSLGAAVAVETARLLPGTVTHVVALDGLHYLSLFPAQNEEQTNAVVGMFRDDFASAVRGLVEGGSPAGTDPALSEAYFEKMVAVRRPAGLRAIEGLVRWDMDAALRETKQPVTVFAVRDLVTQEAIDRYRDRLDIVLVDLGSHHFPVEAPEDTARLLAGVASR, translated from the coding sequence ATGACGAACGCAAACAGCAGAATCAGCGAGAACCTCGCAGTCCGGCGATCGGACCACACGACGGTCCGGTACACGGCCAGTGGCCCCGCCGACGGGCCGGCCATGATGCTCATCCACGGCTGGGGGTGCGACCGCGGCGACTTCGACGTGGTGACCGGCCATCTGCCCGAGCACTACCGCATCCTCGCGGTCGACCTCGCCGAGCACGGCGAGTCACGGTCGACACGGCAGGTGTGGACCATGGAGGAGTTCGCCCGCGACGCGGCGGCGGTGCTGGAGGCCGAGTCGGTGACCACCGCCGTCGTGGTCGGGCACTCCCTCGGCGCGGCGGTCGCCGTCGAAACCGCCCGGCTGCTCCCCGGCACGGTCACTCACGTGGTCGCGCTCGACGGACTGCACTATCTGTCCCTGTTCCCGGCGCAGAACGAGGAGCAGACCAATGCCGTGGTGGGCATGTTCCGCGACGACTTCGCCTCGGCGGTGCGCGGTCTCGTCGAAGGGGGTTCGCCGGCCGGGACCGACCCGGCGCTCTCTGAGGCGTACTTCGAGAAGATGGTGGCGGTGCGCCGTCCCGCGGGCCTGCGCGCCATCGAGGGCCTGGTGCGCTGGGACATGGACGCCGCCCTGCGCGAGACGAAACAGCCGGTCACGGTGTTCGCCGTTCGCGACCTGGTCACCCAGGAAGCGATCGACCGCTACCGGGACCGCCTCGACATCGTGCTCGTCGACCTGGGCAGCCACCACTTCCCGGTGGAGGCCCCCGAAGACACGGCGAGGCTTCTGGCCGGCGTCGCGAGCCGTTGA
- a CDS encoding VOC family protein, producing the protein MTDSFKTVRGCPAYGRIMTPRLDAIGITTADLPASLAFYRRLGLDIPADAESAPHVEVTLPGGQRLLWDTEDVVRSFDPEWPGPKGGERLGLAFLCDSPAEVDAVYGELTGAGYRGHLKPWDAVWGQRYAVVLDPDGCAVSLFAAAAS; encoded by the coding sequence ATGACCGATTCGTTCAAGACCGTCCGCGGTTGCCCGGCCTACGGTCGGATCATGACTCCACGACTTGACGCGATCGGCATCACCACCGCGGATCTGCCCGCATCGCTCGCCTTCTACCGCCGGCTCGGCCTCGACATCCCCGCCGACGCGGAATCCGCTCCCCATGTCGAAGTGACGCTCCCGGGCGGACAGCGCCTGCTGTGGGACACCGAGGACGTCGTCCGCTCCTTCGACCCCGAATGGCCGGGGCCGAAGGGCGGTGAGCGCCTCGGTCTCGCCTTCCTCTGCGACAGCCCAGCGGAGGTCGACGCCGTCTACGGGGAGCTGACGGGCGCCGGGTACCGGGGCCATCTGAAGCCGTGGGACGCGGTGTGGGGGCAGCGGTACGCCGTCGTCCTCGACCCGGACGGCTGCGCCGTGTCACTGTTCGCGGCGGCGGCGTCCTGA
- a CDS encoding 3-hydroxyacyl-CoA dehydrogenase: MRIRIVGAGAMGRGIAQWAAVAGHTVELCDVRPEAVTEAAGFVRAMLERAVQKGRMAAGDAAAAVERLVPLADPWAEGPEVELVIEAVREDLATKAEVFGRLERALPAAAVFATNTSSLSVTRIAATLDDPTRLAGLHFFNPVPLMRIVEVVPGAATRPDIPPLLTGLVESCGHRAVTVADTPGFLVNHAGRGLATEALALLEENVSDPAGIDRIARDVLGLRMGPFELMDLTGLDVTAAVIDSIWEGFRHEDRLRPSYLTPNRVVAGLHGRKTGRGWFAYGSEAPAPAEEAPVTGDADRPVHVFAAAPGDRDAAALREALTGAGATVESGPQPSAGALVLVPVWGTTVASAVAAHGLPAGRTFGVDPLPAAGRRRVLAVTPAAQPAAARDARAVLARASQGAAPFAVSVVRDTAGTVAQRLLASIVSVSASIAERALAAPADIDAAVTTGLGYPVGPLAWGDRIGGSRMLELHRALYATTGDPRHRPTRWVTERAALGLALTDPGTSPEQCLGAAQDGPGTV, translated from the coding sequence ATGCGTATCAGGATCGTCGGAGCCGGAGCCATGGGCCGAGGCATCGCCCAGTGGGCGGCCGTGGCCGGACACACCGTCGAGCTGTGCGACGTACGGCCGGAGGCGGTGACCGAGGCGGCCGGCTTCGTGCGCGCCATGCTGGAACGGGCCGTACAGAAGGGCCGGATGGCCGCCGGGGACGCGGCGGCAGCCGTGGAGCGCCTCGTCCCGCTGGCGGACCCGTGGGCCGAGGGACCGGAGGTCGAGCTGGTCATCGAGGCCGTACGGGAGGACCTCGCCACCAAGGCGGAGGTCTTCGGCCGGCTGGAGCGGGCGCTGCCCGCGGCGGCCGTCTTCGCGACCAACACCTCCTCGCTGTCCGTGACCCGGATCGCCGCCACGCTGGATGACCCGACGCGCCTGGCCGGGCTGCACTTCTTCAACCCGGTGCCGCTGATGCGGATCGTCGAGGTCGTGCCCGGCGCGGCCACCCGGCCGGACATCCCGCCGCTGCTCACCGGGCTGGTGGAGAGCTGCGGCCACCGCGCGGTCACCGTCGCGGACACACCCGGCTTCCTCGTCAACCACGCCGGGCGCGGACTCGCGACGGAGGCGCTCGCGCTGCTGGAGGAGAACGTGAGCGACCCAGCGGGCATCGACCGGATCGCCCGGGACGTACTCGGCCTGCGGATGGGCCCGTTCGAGCTGATGGACCTCACCGGACTCGATGTGACCGCCGCGGTCATCGACTCGATCTGGGAGGGCTTCCGCCACGAGGACCGGCTGCGCCCCTCCTACCTGACCCCGAACCGGGTGGTGGCCGGACTCCACGGCCGCAAGACCGGACGCGGCTGGTTCGCGTACGGCTCCGAGGCGCCCGCACCCGCCGAGGAGGCGCCGGTCACCGGCGACGCGGACCGCCCGGTGCACGTCTTCGCCGCCGCGCCCGGCGACCGGGACGCCGCCGCGCTGCGCGAGGCGCTGACCGGTGCGGGCGCCACGGTCGAGTCCGGTCCGCAGCCGTCGGCCGGGGCCCTGGTGCTGGTCCCGGTCTGGGGCACCACGGTCGCATCGGCGGTCGCCGCGCACGGGCTGCCCGCCGGGCGCACCTTCGGTGTGGACCCGCTGCCGGCGGCCGGGCGGCGCCGGGTGCTCGCCGTGACACCGGCCGCGCAGCCGGCGGCCGCGCGGGACGCCCGCGCGGTGCTGGCACGGGCGTCGCAGGGCGCCGCGCCCTTCGCGGTGTCGGTGGTACGGGACACGGCGGGCACGGTCGCCCAGCGGCTGCTCGCCTCCATCGTGTCGGTCTCGGCGTCCATCGCGGAGCGCGCCCTGGCGGCCCCGGCCGACATCGATGCGGCCGTCACGACCGGTCTCGGCTACCCGGTCGGGCCGCTGGCCTGGGGCGACCGGATCGGCGGGAGCAGGATGCTGGAGCTGCACCGCGCCCTGTACGCGACGACCGGCGACCCGCGCCACCGCCCGACCCGCTGGGTCACCGAACGCGCCGCGCTGGGCCTGGCCCTGACGGACCCCGGCACGTCCCCGGAACAGTGCCTCGGGGCGGCGCAGGACGGACCCGGGACGGTGTGA
- a CDS encoding CoA-transferase subunit beta, whose protein sequence is MTTTAPGTITSSELLSVVASRELAARRTVFAGIGLPTLATELAHLTVAPDIEVVYESGVCGAHPSQLPETIADAVLITGAEAVIPMPMLFGCVLQGGHIDVGFLGAAQIDRWGSLNTSVIGDWASPSVRLPGSGGGVEVMANSHEVFVVMRRHNPRSFTAELDFCTTPGPDRALAEGIRPLGAGVTRVITELGILARAGVGEELRLVAVHPGVSVDRVRAATGWDLRVADTVEEVPPPTREELRLLREDVDPDRVYLR, encoded by the coding sequence ATGACCACCACCGCACCGGGCACCATCACCTCCTCCGAGCTGCTCTCCGTCGTCGCCTCCCGCGAACTGGCCGCGCGGCGAACGGTGTTCGCCGGAATCGGGCTGCCGACGCTCGCCACCGAGCTGGCCCATCTGACGGTCGCCCCGGACATCGAGGTGGTGTACGAGTCGGGGGTCTGCGGCGCCCACCCCTCGCAGCTGCCGGAGACCATCGCCGACGCCGTCCTGATCACGGGGGCGGAGGCGGTGATCCCGATGCCCATGCTCTTCGGCTGTGTCCTCCAGGGCGGCCACATCGACGTCGGCTTCCTCGGCGCCGCGCAGATCGACCGCTGGGGCAGCCTCAACACCTCGGTGATCGGGGACTGGGCGAGCCCCTCGGTCCGGCTGCCGGGCTCCGGGGGCGGCGTCGAGGTGATGGCCAACTCCCACGAGGTCTTCGTGGTGATGCGCCGCCACAACCCGCGCTCCTTCACCGCTGAGCTGGACTTCTGCACCACGCCCGGCCCCGACCGCGCTCTGGCCGAGGGCATCCGGCCGCTCGGCGCCGGGGTCACCCGCGTCATCACCGAACTGGGCATCCTGGCCCGCGCCGGGGTGGGCGAGGAGCTGCGGCTCGTCGCCGTCCACCCGGGCGTCAGCGTCGACCGGGTCCGGGCGGCCACCGGCTGGGACCTCCGGGTCGCCGACACGGTCGAGGAGGTGCCGCCCCCCACCCGGGAGGAACTGCGGCTGCTGCGCGAGGATGTCGACCCGGACCGCGTGTACCTGCGCTGA
- a CDS encoding CoA transferase subunit A: MSMRSAIAAFVHDGDTVCLEGFTHLIPTAAGHEIIRQGRRDLTVVRMTADIVVDQMLAAGCVTRLVSSFVGNSSAGSLGELRRRVESADPAPLAFEEYSHYGMICRYLAGSQRLPFYPLRSYGGSDLPSVNSALRKVTSPYPGPDGEPEQIYVVPPVNPDVTIIHAQRADRSGNTQMWGLTGIQAEAVYAAEKAVVVVEEIVDEAVIRSDPNRTLVPAHAVDAVVCCPRGAHPSFAQGYYDRDNAFYRAWSHISKDPRRLQDWLDEWVRGTAGHAEYVEKLGAEFWAGLAVGEALSEPVNYGRRL, translated from the coding sequence ATGTCGATGAGGTCGGCGATCGCCGCCTTCGTCCACGACGGTGACACCGTCTGCCTCGAAGGCTTCACCCACCTCATCCCGACCGCCGCCGGTCACGAGATCATCCGGCAGGGCCGCCGCGACCTGACCGTCGTCCGGATGACCGCGGACATCGTGGTGGACCAGATGCTCGCGGCCGGGTGCGTGACGCGGCTGGTCTCCTCGTTCGTCGGCAACTCCTCGGCCGGTTCGCTCGGTGAGCTCCGCCGTCGCGTCGAGAGCGCCGACCCGGCACCGCTCGCCTTCGAGGAGTACAGCCACTACGGGATGATCTGCCGCTACCTCGCCGGTTCCCAGCGGCTGCCGTTCTACCCGCTGCGCTCCTACGGGGGCAGCGATCTGCCGTCCGTCAACAGCGCGCTGCGCAAGGTCACCTCGCCCTACCCGGGCCCGGACGGCGAACCCGAGCAGATCTACGTCGTACCGCCCGTCAACCCGGACGTGACGATCATCCACGCGCAGCGCGCCGACCGCAGCGGCAACACCCAGATGTGGGGACTCACCGGCATCCAGGCCGAGGCGGTGTACGCGGCGGAGAAGGCGGTCGTCGTCGTGGAGGAGATCGTCGACGAGGCGGTGATCCGCTCGGACCCCAACCGCACCCTGGTCCCCGCCCACGCGGTCGACGCCGTCGTCTGCTGCCCGCGCGGCGCGCATCCGTCCTTCGCGCAGGGGTACTACGACCGGGACAACGCCTTCTACCGGGCCTGGTCGCACATCAGCAAGGACCCGCGCCGGCTCCAGGACTGGCTGGACGAGTGGGTGCGCGGCACGGCCGGCCACGCGGAGTACGTCGAGAAGCTCGGCGCGGAGTTCTGGGCCGGCCTCGCGGTCGGGGAGGCACTCAGCGAGCCGGTGAACTACGGGCGGCGGCTGTGA
- a CDS encoding LysR family transcriptional regulator, whose product MELRHLSAFVAVAEELHFGRAAKRLQMAQPPLSQQIRQLEKELGVQLFERNTRSVRLTSAGESFLQPVRTVLDDLDIAVRAAKAAGRGEYGRVSIGFAGASSHETLPQLTRAVRAAHPGIELVMTGQTYANVALARVADGSLDLGFVRLPVTQPGVAHRVIDEEELVCALPSDHPLAARDTVSIDVLAEEPFVSFPANTGSTVRDAMVGACEAAGFNPRVVQEAPDSYTILALVAAGVGVTLTVTSVQHIQQNGLVYRPLAGPPIRRQAALAWRADNPSAALRAVLAVAESALPTPSS is encoded by the coding sequence ATGGAACTGCGTCATCTGTCCGCGTTTGTCGCCGTGGCCGAGGAGCTGCACTTCGGCCGGGCCGCCAAGCGGCTCCAGATGGCGCAGCCTCCGCTGAGCCAGCAGATCAGGCAGTTGGAGAAGGAGCTCGGCGTCCAGCTCTTCGAGCGCAACACCCGCTCGGTGCGGCTCACCAGCGCGGGGGAGTCGTTCCTCCAGCCGGTACGGACGGTCCTCGACGACCTCGACATCGCGGTTCGGGCCGCGAAGGCCGCAGGCCGGGGCGAGTACGGCCGGGTCAGCATCGGCTTCGCGGGCGCCTCCAGCCACGAGACGCTGCCCCAGCTGACCCGGGCGGTGCGCGCCGCCCACCCCGGCATCGAGCTGGTGATGACCGGCCAGACCTACGCCAACGTCGCGCTGGCGCGGGTCGCCGACGGTTCCCTGGACCTGGGGTTCGTCCGGCTGCCGGTGACCCAGCCGGGCGTGGCCCACCGGGTGATCGACGAGGAGGAGCTGGTCTGCGCGCTCCCCTCCGACCACCCGCTCGCCGCCCGGGACACCGTCTCCATCGACGTCCTGGCCGAGGAGCCGTTCGTCTCGTTCCCCGCCAACACCGGCTCCACCGTGCGCGACGCCATGGTCGGGGCCTGCGAGGCCGCCGGGTTCAACCCCCGGGTGGTGCAGGAGGCCCCCGACTCGTACACGATTCTGGCGCTGGTCGCCGCAGGCGTCGGGGTGACCCTCACCGTCACCTCCGTCCAGCACATCCAGCAGAACGGCCTCGTCTACCGCCCGCTCGCCGGGCCGCCCATCCGGCGCCAGGCGGCGCTCGCCTGGCGGGCCGACAACCCGTCCGCCGCCCTGCGCGCGGTACTCGCCGTAGCGGAGAGCGCCCTGCCCACGCCGTCCTCCTGA
- a CDS encoding acetyl-CoA C-acetyltransferase, whose amino-acid sequence MPDRNDVVICEPLRTPIGRFGGALAGQAPASLAALVIAEVVARTGVDPDRVDEVILGSAYPSADAPAIGRVAALDAGLPQSVTGTQIDRRCGSGLQAVLDAAMQIRAGFSEVVIAGGVDVMSAAPYYTHDGRWGIKGPGLQLHDSLARGRVTAGGVNHPVPGGMIETAENLRREYGISRADQDALALRSQRRAGRAVAEGRYEAETVPVTVTTRKGDTVVIADEHPRPDTTAEQLAGLRPVMGKSDPAATVTAGNASGQNDAAAACLVTSAATAQRLGLTPLVRLVSFARAGVPAATMGIGPVPATRTALARAGLTLADLDLIELNEAFAAQVLACTRELGLGEKDHEERINVNGSGISLGHPVGATGARILATLTRELHRRGARYGLETMCIGGGQGLAAVFERIAA is encoded by the coding sequence GTGCCCGACCGAAACGATGTCGTGATCTGCGAACCGCTGCGAACCCCCATCGGCCGCTTCGGCGGGGCCCTCGCGGGCCAGGCGCCGGCCTCCCTCGCCGCGCTCGTCATCGCCGAGGTCGTCGCCCGCACCGGAGTCGACCCGGACCGGGTCGACGAGGTGATCCTCGGCAGCGCCTACCCGTCGGCCGACGCCCCCGCCATCGGCCGGGTCGCGGCACTCGACGCCGGGCTCCCGCAGTCCGTCACCGGTACGCAGATCGACCGCCGTTGCGGGTCCGGACTGCAGGCGGTCCTCGACGCGGCGATGCAGATCAGGGCCGGCTTCAGCGAGGTGGTGATCGCGGGCGGCGTCGACGTGATGAGCGCGGCCCCCTACTACACGCACGACGGCCGCTGGGGCATCAAGGGCCCCGGCCTCCAGCTGCACGACTCGCTCGCCCGGGGCCGGGTCACCGCGGGCGGCGTCAACCACCCGGTGCCCGGCGGCATGATCGAGACCGCCGAGAACCTGCGCCGTGAGTACGGCATCAGCCGCGCCGACCAGGACGCCCTGGCCCTGCGCTCGCAGCGTCGGGCGGGCCGGGCCGTCGCCGAGGGCCGGTACGAGGCGGAGACCGTCCCCGTGACCGTCACCACGCGCAAGGGCGACACGGTGGTCATCGCCGACGAGCATCCCCGCCCCGACACCACCGCCGAGCAACTCGCGGGGCTGCGCCCGGTCATGGGCAAGTCGGACCCGGCGGCCACGGTCACCGCGGGGAACGCCAGCGGCCAGAACGACGCGGCCGCCGCCTGCCTGGTGACCAGTGCCGCCACCGCGCAGCGGCTCGGCCTCACCCCGCTCGTCCGGCTGGTCTCCTTCGCCCGCGCCGGGGTGCCCGCCGCCACCATGGGCATCGGCCCCGTACCCGCCACCCGCACGGCGCTCGCCCGAGCCGGGCTCACCCTCGCCGATCTGGACCTGATCGAGCTCAATGAGGCCTTCGCCGCCCAGGTGCTGGCCTGCACCCGCGAACTCGGGCTCGGGGAGAAGGACCACGAGGAGCGGATCAACGTGAACGGCTCCGGCATCTCGCTCGGCCACCCGGTCGGCGCGACCGGCGCCCGCATCCTCGCCACGCTGACGCGAGAGCTGCACCGCCGCGGGGCCCGGTACGGCCTGGAGACCATGTGCATCGGCGGCGGACAGGGCCTGGCGGCGGTCTTCGAGCGCATCGCGGCCTGA
- a CDS encoding MFS transporter, with amino-acid sequence MSASTATARERTRAANRAGFGAFIGSTIEWFDFYIYGTAAALVFDKVFFPELEGPVGTLVAFATFWVGFLARPIGGVVFGHYGDRLGRKKTLVITLLIMGISTTAIGLLPSYASIGIAAPILLVAIRMVQGIGLGGEWGGSVLIASEHAPKGKSVLYGAFAQQGSPVGNTLSTLSFLAISQLPDASFVSWGWRLPFLFSAALVIVGLVVRLKVAESPAMAALISKKKVVKLPFTEVLRTHPMLIVLGIGACTIGLSATYFKSTFALSWATSSLGFDRSSFLTIILVANITQIVVQPFGALIATRMRSWSRAVTVMLLPELVLMPMMFLLIRTGNYGLAMIGVAVATIPHCLYYAALAGMLASRFPAHLRYTGISLCYQLCGTLLGGTTPIIGQFLLNRTGSIAAVIAYAIFQVVLTLGCMLLLLRRPNHDEQSAEPVTAPRTATPATA; translated from the coding sequence ATGAGTGCGTCCACCGCCACCGCACGAGAGCGCACCAGAGCCGCCAACCGGGCCGGGTTCGGGGCCTTCATCGGCTCGACCATCGAGTGGTTCGACTTCTACATCTACGGCACCGCGGCCGCGCTCGTCTTCGACAAGGTGTTCTTCCCGGAACTCGAAGGGCCCGTCGGCACCCTGGTGGCGTTCGCGACCTTCTGGGTCGGCTTCCTCGCCCGCCCCATCGGCGGCGTCGTGTTCGGGCACTACGGCGACCGCCTCGGCCGGAAGAAGACCCTGGTGATCACCCTGCTGATCATGGGCATCTCCACCACGGCGATCGGCCTGCTGCCGAGCTACGCCTCCATCGGGATCGCCGCGCCGATCCTGCTGGTCGCGATCCGCATGGTGCAGGGCATCGGCCTCGGCGGCGAGTGGGGCGGCTCCGTCCTCATCGCCTCCGAGCACGCCCCGAAGGGCAAGTCGGTGCTGTACGGGGCGTTCGCCCAGCAGGGCTCGCCCGTCGGCAACACCCTGTCCACGCTGAGCTTCCTCGCGATCAGCCAGTTGCCCGACGCCTCGTTCGTCTCCTGGGGCTGGCGGCTGCCGTTCCTCTTCTCGGCCGCGCTCGTCATCGTCGGCCTCGTCGTCCGGCTCAAGGTCGCCGAGTCCCCGGCGATGGCCGCCCTGATCAGCAAGAAGAAGGTCGTCAAGCTCCCGTTCACCGAGGTGCTGCGGACCCACCCGATGCTGATCGTTCTCGGAATCGGCGCCTGCACCATCGGCCTCTCGGCCACGTACTTCAAGTCGACGTTCGCCCTCTCCTGGGCCACGTCCTCGCTGGGCTTCGACCGCAGCTCGTTCCTGACGATCATCCTCGTCGCCAACATCACCCAGATCGTCGTGCAGCCCTTCGGCGCACTCATCGCCACCCGGATGAGGAGCTGGTCCCGTGCGGTGACCGTGATGCTGCTGCCGGAACTGGTCCTGATGCCGATGATGTTCCTGCTGATCCGCACCGGGAACTACGGCCTGGCGATGATCGGCGTCGCCGTCGCGACCATCCCGCACTGCCTCTACTACGCGGCCCTCGCCGGCATGCTCGCCAGCCGCTTCCCGGCGCATCTGCGCTACACCGGAATCTCGCTGTGCTACCAGCTCTGCGGCACGCTCCTGGGCGGTACGACCCCGATCATCGGCCAGTTCCTGCTGAACCGGACCGGCTCGATCGCCGCCGTCATCGCCTACGCCATCTTCCAGGTGGTGCTGACCCTGGGCTGCATGCTGCTCCTGCTCCGGCGCCCCAACCACGACGAGCAGTCCGCCGAACCGGTCACCGCCCCGCGCACCGCCACGCCCGCCACCGCCTGA
- a CDS encoding MaoC family dehydratase, which produces MALTANGIPEILALSGRDLGHSAWKEVTQELIDAYASVSGDHQWIHTDTERAAAGPYGRTIAHGYMVLSWGIPMFGELLRVRGVGRALNYGVDRVRYPAPVPVGSRVRLHASVTGVSEVANGGVRMSRAFTFELEGSAKPACVAESLTHFYP; this is translated from the coding sequence GTGGCGCTGACCGCGAACGGCATCCCGGAGATCCTCGCCCTGAGCGGGCGCGACCTGGGGCACTCCGCCTGGAAGGAGGTCACCCAGGAACTCATCGACGCGTACGCGTCCGTCTCCGGCGACCACCAGTGGATCCACACCGACACCGAGCGCGCGGCGGCCGGTCCGTACGGCCGCACCATCGCGCACGGGTACATGGTGCTGAGCTGGGGCATCCCGATGTTCGGTGAACTGCTCCGGGTCCGGGGCGTGGGCCGCGCCCTCAACTACGGCGTCGACCGGGTCCGCTACCCGGCCCCGGTCCCGGTCGGCAGCCGGGTCCGCCTGCACGCCTCGGTCACCGGGGTGAGCGAGGTCGCGAACGGCGGGGTGCGGATGTCCCGGGCCTTCACCTTCGAGCTGGAAGGGTCCGCGAAACCCGCCTGCGTGGCCGAGTCGCTGACCCACTTCTACCCCTGA